ttacaaaattatttagaatgttacagggtgctCGATAACACATTGgtagaccaaacttatgtttttttaaatggaacaccctattaTTTTAATTTCGAAATCCTAttaacttcttcatcacaaaaatataaacgtttgttatgttatacagggtatttacaaagttataccaattttatatgaaaatcgtaacaagttcaactccctgtataaataaaaataagcaaaagggcaatggtttattaatgccatatttttttacgtattgtcaaaattttcaagaaggattgatattgctatttttctttatatcaaatacagggtgagtcaaaacgcaagtacattattttctcagtaattttaaatggaataccctgtattttatatcactattgaaaagtaccattaccgtactttaatttttagataacattctctatgtctaaatttattacttttcgagatattttcatttttcaatggaccagtagcatGGCCACCCAAatcaaatcaccagaatttaataaactggactaatttttttggggttacggtaataatgaagtttataaaatacctccaacaacaagggatgagataaaaaatagaatacaaagtctatttcgatgtgttaatttacaaatgcttcgtaaaGTAAGTAGCTCTTTCAATGATCGTCTTTAGGcttgcataaatgtgttaggaggtaattttgaacaccttatgtaattaaatattaaaaatattttgttaaatgtagcttctaattttttcaaaaatgtttttttgcaaaatatattactgataaattattttttgttctttatttgttacattgttacatttaaatacaaaagtagtgtttaattgtcttcacaaaattttgtattttgtgtttgtgtgttttttgtaaaatttattagtaattttctttctttatttgttacatttacataaaaagtagtttttaattgtttcaaaaatgttgcatgttgtggttgtgttttttttttgtaaaatgtattactaatacattatttttatttctttattggctacattgttacatttattaccggattgataatcagtaaccgtcaattgtcaattcagtcatggcttacttaaaatttagataaatttagacacctaaaataatttgctctgaaaaatgaaaatatctcgaaaactaataaatttggacatagggaatgttatataaaaattaaagtacggtaatgttacttttgaataatgatataaaatacagggtgttccatttaacattactgagaaaataatgtacttgcgttttgactcaccctgtatttgatataaggaaaattagcaatgtcggtaattctttaaaattttgacaataaagaaaaaaatacGGCATTAagaaaccattgctgttgtgcttatttttatttatacagggagttgaacttgtgacgattttcatacaaaattggttataacttttaaataccctgtataacatttacctttatatttttatgatggagaagttaacaggatttcgaaaataaaataaaatatagggtgttccattaaaaaaaaacataagtttggtccgccgctgtgttatcgaacaccctgtaacattctaactaattttgtaatgggaagctcaaagttggctacaagttttgttattaacttttgttgctatctattactatagcggatctattgagctttaccccactaatcaatcaccctgtatatattttcaaaaaattttaatagttgGCATTGCCATACACAGTTCATCAAAGGTACTTTTACTTCTAGACTGATATATGAAATAGGACTCATCTAGATTTAAGAAGGAAAAATTGCTACTTTTTGTACAGCCCAAGTTTCAACGGCACCTCCTTGTTCTGCCTCGAACTTAGAGGAACGGGAAAAGGGTTAAAAGTGGCGTTAGGAGAACTAGGAGATCGATAAGGTGATTTAAGGGGCGATTTCAAAGGAGATAAAGGAGATAAAGGAGGTAAAGGAGATTTTAAAGTTGAGCTAGAACATGATACTAAATCTACGTTAAATGATTTGGTAATTGGGTTATTATCACATATACTTGCATCCTCTAGGTATGTCTTTAACGATTTGCCTTCTTCATCAGTGGTGAGGAAACTATAACAAGTGGTGGAAGGTTTCTGCCCTATAGGACTCGTCAAAGAATCGGAGGATTGTCCAAAATTTTGCGATGCCAAAGAGTTGTTATCAACCAGGTTTGCATCAAACCTATATTCGGAAAGGTTAAGCGCTTGATGAAGTTTATCTGGATCACTAGAACACCTACTGGCGGATAAAATACCGGAATCTGAATCTTCTGGAAAATTGTCAGATTTTTGTCTATTAAAATATGGTTTAAAGTCACCATTATTATCATTTTCATGGTCATTAGAAATGtgtaaataacttttaaagtCTATTTCTAACGGCTTTGCTTCCATAGGTGATAATTCTGGAAGTTTAAATTCATATCCTTCATTATTAGGAGAGGGATAATACGATTCTGGTTTTTCTTTTGAGTCTAGAATGATGTCAACATTAGAAGATTCTTTTGTAGTGTAATCTGTATCGCTCTCGTCGgttttaaaatcaataaaattatatttatcttCAGGAGGAAAACTAAAATCTTCCTCATCGTTTTTATGATTACTATCTTCATCGTACTTTTTATTTAAAGCTTGTTTGTTGGCGTTAAGAACAGAGCTAAGTTCCTCTCTCCAGTTAGACTTTTGTACTGGAACAATATCCAAATCATCAAAGGTAAATACATTTGGTTGATCAGCACTTGTCTGGTTCGCAGTTTCTTCATTGATAGTAAAAACTGGTGATTTTGATTGTGTTATGGACTCGATTTTATTAGCATCAGTGGGGACATTTGTACTAAGTTGCTCAAAGGTTTTGGATACCGGTTTCTTCAATATTAACTCATTATATTTTTCGTCCAAACTTTTACTTTTTTCGAGTATACTCGTATACTTTGACCCATATTCAGGAGATTTTAGTTCCTCCGGTTGTTTTACTGGACTGTTATATTCAATATCGATCTGTTTTTGCATTGCATCGCTATCAAATGGCTTATCAACTCCCGTTACTGCACTGCTTTCAATGAATGAATCGCTGTTATGTAAAGATGTTGCTAAGTCTTGCTCCATTGTCATTTCCATTGTTTCCAAAAGCGGAGGCGAGGGCGACGATCTAGACTGACACTGTAATATCCTATGGAGTATCAAGGAGTTTTCCTGGATTATTTGTAGTGCTCTTTCGCTGTTTCGTCTCGCGTAATCTACTTTTTCTTCCGTTACGTCATTTACTTTAAGGCGATCGTTTAGAAATTGCTCGAAATCAAAACTTTCCTCATCAGACTCAGATTTAAACATAATTAAGTTATCGTCAACGGCTAACGTGTCAGTCGGAATGGGGTTAGGTTTAGAAGGTGAACTGTGTGTTCCTACGTCTACAGTGGCACTTATATTGTCATTTTTCATAAGATTGGTATCACTATCATTAGGTAGGTTATCGAATTgacctttttcttcttcttcatcggAAGTATCTCCGCCTTCATCACACAACTCTGTATCGCTCGAACTAGAGCTGGAGCTTTGTTTGGGGGCGTCCTTCCAATGTAAAGTACTAGGCGCTACTTGCCTAGCTGGAGGAATGGCACCTTTTGGCGGGCCTATCCTCTTCGCAGGGATCAAAGCACTTTTACCTAGTAATAAATGGTTCATGGTTACGGGAGGTGCAGCAGGAGGCTGCCTGGATATAGCTGCACTGAATATAATATGTGCCTGTCTTTGTCTCTGTTTTAACTTAGCATATTGCTGTTTTAGACCGCTGATATCTAAGGCAATACTCTGTTTCGGATACAGCTTTAATTGCTTATCAACAACTTGGGGTAGATTGGTTCCCCACGGGTTTATGTTGTACATATAGTGTTCCCTGAGTGTTGCTAGTTCCGTTAGAGGTCCGATGGCGACAACTGCCTTTATTAAGACGTTTCCATCTACGAGCTCGGATTCTAATAGCTCCCTGGTTAGCACCCCCATCATACAATAAAATTCGTCGGCACTTCTAACACTGAGGATTCTTTCGGCCAGGACCTGCCATATTGCCAAAGCTGTTCGCAGTAGTACTTCGTTTCCTTCCAGAAGGATTAGGTCCCAGACTCGAAGAACTGTGGGTTGGGGCAAGCAATTACAAAACAGTGTGAGGAACctacaaataaaaaagaaaaaattattaatgtttttaaatataggaaataattttgtattattatattaacaaaTGATTTAATTCAAAGTTGAAATTTTATGAGAAGAATTAAACAAGTAGGGCTAAACAAGTCGAGTAAAATGGTCCCTTTGGGTAAAATAGCCTATTtttatataacctataaaaacacaTGTGATATTGCTAATTCTGTGCTcacaaaaattgtatttttaagcggttttaattaaagtaagtagatttttttaatgtagtttaaaatagttatttaagaaacagttcgtcaagtatgctttttgcgaacgcacgcgatttttagagcacgagcgacagcagcgcgagtgctatacatcgcgtaagttcgcaaaaagtacttcacgcacagtttcatacaatattttatctacgataaataaGTAAAAAGCTGCAGGTCTACCTCACTGGAATACatttatattctacaatttttagaacttcgacatttaaaaattctaacttctttcaaaccacaaaactgtcaaaacttttgtcgtaatttattgctgataatgtcatcaccatgacaatgcgaaagttaaggatatttgattatatgaaagtgtgccaaaaacagtgctaaaaagtaaatcccatttaaaatacattgttacttcaggcacactttaaacccttagATAAATACCTTTaactactctatctcatattatgtataagtttttagtttgtgaaaactgtcattatagatagcagtgcgtgaagaatttaaagtgtgcgtgaagtaacaatgtattttaaatgggatttactttttcgcattgttttttggcacactttcatatattcaaatatccttaacattcgcgttgtcatggtgatgacgtgtgagcaataaattacgacaaaagttttgacagttttgtggtttgaaagaagttagaatttttaaatgtcgaagttttaaaaattgtagaatagaaataaattccagtgacgaagagttacagtttttttatttgtttatcgtagataaaatattgtatggaactgtgcgtgaagtactttttgcgaacttacgcgatgtatagcactcgctccctgtcgctcgtgctctaaacatcgcgtgcgttcgcaaaaaatATACTTCACGaattgtttcataaataactatctTTCTGTTTATTTCATAGTATCTGTTGCAAATTCTCTAAATATTAGAAGTCACATGTAAATTAGTTTTGATATTTGATCAGATTTTGAGGTAAAATAGTACCTCCACGTTGAGGCAAAATGATTCCGGAGCACACAAAAAGGtccaattaaagaaaaaaattgttgaacaTATAACCTAAATTATAGacagaaaaaaattcaacccaataaacttGCTAATTAGAAAAATTAAGGGATATGATGTAGTCTGGGTTTATtgtttttatgtcttttggttggtgatTCATTGGAAGTCCCCCTAAGGCAAGCCCCCCTCCAAGCAAATGTCTAGATTCGCATTCCCCACCGGTCCGGGGGGTTCACGATTTTACACTTGCTAAATAAAGTTTGGAGTTATACAGGAAAATTTTTCATAACAATCAAATCCAGATATATCATATCTCTACAAATAATGGTTAGAACTTCTGTCCAGAAGACGAGAATATAGAAATGGGATTCAATGTGACTTGCTTTGGAATATATTTCTAATGGCATGCATGTTAAAAGAGCTGCTACTGCTACGCTTTATAATATGCCCATGAGAACTTTAAAAAGAACGGCTAAAAATCAAAATGTATATATTGATAAGTGAACTAAAAGTAGACTACTTTATTTATAAGTATATAAGGAAGATGTAAGATAATTATCAGCACCTTCTTTAAGGCAAAAGCTATTCGAAAGGACTTGGTAGATTTACTACAACATTGtccaaaaaatttgatatttattaAAGAAGTCGGTTTTAGAGATCGAAAGCTCGTCTCCcctcaggtcttctttggtcttcctctcctactccttccaggaatctgaacttcagctattcttcgtatcgggtgattaacgtctcgacgttgaacatgaccaaaccatcttaacctatgctctctcattttggcatcaattggtgccacacctagacttcccctaatatactcatttctaattttatccttctttgtcactccactcattcaccttaagcattctcatttcgccacatgcattcgttgttcctctttctttttcgctgcccaacattcagttccgtgcatcatagccggtcttatggctgttttatagaattttcccttcagcttcattggaatttt
The window above is part of the Diabrotica virgifera virgifera chromosome 2, PGI_DIABVI_V3a genome. Proteins encoded here:
- the LOC114329923 gene encoding uncharacterized protein LOC114329923; the protein is MRFSIHPLPGDTGFSQWVSAMKMVAQLPGGIPPEFRRRLWLQLADRHLLAKGVDWPKVERTCFSEWSHPADAELGVQIVKDLHRTGCSLFCGEDGQENQVLLKRVLLAYARWNKAVGYCQGFNMLAALILQVTDKCESDALKLMIYLIEGVLPDSYFADSLRDLSVDMAVFRELLRTRFPRLSKHLDNLQNAAKDGSRSYEPPLTNVFTMQWFLTLFCNCLPQPTVLRVWDLILLEGNEVLLRTALAIWQVLAERILSVRSADEFYCMMGVLTRELLESELVDGNVLIKAVVAIGPLTELATLREHYMYNINPWGTNLPQVVDKQLKLYPKQSIALDISGLKQQYAKLKQRQRQAHIIFSAAISRQPPAAPPVTMNHLLLGKSALIPAKRIGPPKGAIPPARQVAPSTLHWKDAPKQSSSSSSSDTELCDEGGDTSDEEEEKGQFDNLPNDSDTNLMKNDNISATVDVGTHSSPSKPNPIPTDTLAVDDNLIMFKSESDEESFDFEQFLNDRLKVNDVTEEKVDYARRNSERALQIIQENSLILHRILQCQSRSSPSPPLLETMEMTMEQDLATSLHNSDSFIESSAVTGVDKPFDSDAMQKQIDIEYNSPVKQPEELKSPEYGSKYTSILEKSKSLDEKYNELILKKPVSKTFEQLSTNVPTDANKIESITQSKSPVFTINEETANQTSADQPNVFTFDDLDIVPVQKSNWREELSSVLNANKQALNKKYDEDSNHKNDEEDFSFPPEDKYNFIDFKTDESDTDYTTKESSNVDIILDSKEKPESYYPSPNNEGYEFKLPELSPMEAKPLEIDFKSYLHISNDHENDNNGDFKPYFNRQKSDNFPEDSDSGILSASRCSSDPDKLHQALNLSEYRFDANLVDNNSLASQNFGQSSDSLTSPIGQKPSTTCYSFLTTDEEGKSLKTYLEDASICDNNPITKSFNVDLVSCSSSTLKSPLPPLSPLSPLKSPLKSPYRSPSSPNATFNPFPVPLSSRQNKEVPLKLGLYKK